From the Candidatus Pantoea soli genome, one window contains:
- a CDS encoding bacteriorhodopsin: MDQTAFTIGFSIMAIASLAIYATGGKTFPSRHHTLMHASVPFIAATAYLAMALGFGNVLLDSGTPVYLARYADWSITTPILLAGLVMLAFHEQGKPGEMGGFLTAIIVLDVMMIVTGLISSLAEAPFAKWVWYLWSCAAFLGVVYLLWGPLRAIAAAKGSVMAACYNKNVALLTVVWFIYPVVFLVGPEGIKIITDATSVWAFLILDVIAKVFYAFYAAANLEKALRHSQRHSADRV, from the coding sequence ATGGACCAGACCGCCTTTACAATCGGCTTTTCGATTATGGCCATTGCCTCGCTGGCAATTTATGCCACCGGAGGTAAAACCTTTCCTTCCCGCCATCATACGCTGATGCACGCCTCGGTGCCGTTTATTGCGGCCACCGCGTATCTGGCCATGGCGCTGGGCTTCGGTAATGTGCTGCTGGACAGTGGCACCCCGGTTTACCTGGCGCGCTATGCGGACTGGTCAATTACCACACCAATTTTGCTGGCAGGGCTGGTGATGCTGGCATTCCACGAGCAGGGCAAACCTGGCGAAATGGGTGGGTTTTTAACCGCCATTATCGTGCTGGATGTCATGATGATCGTCACCGGCCTGATCTCATCGCTGGCGGAAGCCCCGTTTGCAAAATGGGTGTGGTATTTGTGGTCCTGCGCGGCGTTCCTGGGCGTGGTTTATTTGCTGTGGGGGCCGCTGCGGGCTATCGCCGCTGCCAAAGGCAGCGTGATGGCAGCCTGCTACAACAAAAATGTCGCGCTGTTAACCGTGGTCTGGTTTATCTATCCGGTGGTATTTCTGGTGGGGCCGGAAGGGATAAAAATCATCACTGACGCCACATCTGTCTGGGCATTTTTAATTCTGGATGTCATCGCCAAGGTGTTTTACGCCTTTTACGCGGCGGCTAACCTGGAAAAAGCCCTGCGCCATTCGCAACGACACAGCGCTGACCGGGTATGA
- a CDS encoding DsrE family protein, translating into MFARAASVLLMAISTLPAFTLAPVTAVAQPVPPPIIAGYGDVNRPVSGAFAPDKNQHYKLVFRVSQAAATPGTVNPGLNEVARVINLYGSAGVPADRLDAVVAVNGGATPAMLDEPHYRKLFGTANPNLSLIQALSAAGVKVTLCSQALAWHHYSPAWVAAPVIRTPSALTTLATLQNQGYALLDTQGAR; encoded by the coding sequence ATGTTCGCACGCGCTGCCTCTGTCCTGCTCATGGCTATATCCACCCTGCCGGCATTCACCCTCGCGCCGGTCACCGCAGTTGCACAGCCGGTGCCGCCGCCGATTATTGCCGGTTATGGCGACGTAAACCGCCCGGTGAGCGGCGCGTTCGCACCCGATAAAAATCAGCACTACAAGCTGGTATTCCGCGTCAGCCAGGCGGCAGCCACACCTGGCACGGTGAATCCGGGCCTGAACGAGGTTGCCCGCGTCATCAACCTGTATGGCAGTGCTGGCGTGCCTGCCGATCGGCTGGACGCGGTCGTCGCCGTCAACGGCGGGGCAACGCCCGCAATGCTGGATGAACCTCATTACCGCAAGCTGTTTGGCACTGCCAACCCCAACCTGTCACTGATTCAGGCGCTGAGCGCGGCCGGGGTAAAAGTCACGCTGTGCAGCCAGGCACTGGCCTGGCACCACTATAGTCCCGCGTGGGTTGCCGCTCCGGTCATCCGTACCCCTTCTGCCCTGACCACGCTGGCCACCTTGCAAAACCAGGGTTATGCCTTACTGGACACCCAGGGCGCGCGCTGA
- a CDS encoding VIT1/CCC1 transporter family protein has product MLPGESHKIARSSALRAAVLGANDGIVSTASILTGVAAASSDHHNVLLAGIAGVVAGAMSMATGEYVSVSSQSDTERAALNEEQIEIDENFSAEVHELAAIYVHRGLAPDLARQVAHALMQHDALGAHARDELGITEFSTARPLQAALFSAGSFMAGAIVPLLAALAVPGSGGITYIVITALLSLALLGALAARAGGAPVLRSVIRVSFWSSMAMAASGLTGSLFGQIAG; this is encoded by the coding sequence ATGCTACCGGGTGAATCTCATAAAATTGCACGCTCCAGCGCACTGCGTGCCGCCGTACTGGGTGCCAATGACGGCATTGTTTCTACCGCCAGCATACTCACAGGCGTAGCGGCAGCCAGCTCCGATCACCATAACGTGTTACTGGCCGGTATTGCCGGTGTCGTCGCCGGTGCCATGTCGATGGCAACCGGTGAATACGTTTCGGTCTCCTCCCAGTCCGATACCGAGCGTGCGGCGCTGAATGAAGAGCAAATCGAAATCGATGAAAATTTTTCCGCAGAGGTACATGAACTGGCCGCCATCTACGTGCATCGCGGACTGGCCCCTGACCTCGCCCGCCAGGTAGCGCATGCGCTGATGCAGCATGATGCGCTGGGTGCGCATGCGCGTGACGAGCTGGGCATTACGGAGTTCAGCACGGCACGGCCGCTTCAGGCTGCCCTGTTCTCCGCTGGCAGTTTCATGGCGGGCGCGATCGTTCCCCTGCTGGCCGCGCTGGCGGTTCCCGGCTCCGGCGGCATTACCTATATCGTCATCACCGCGCTTCTCTCGCTGGCCCTACTGGGTGCGCTGGCAGCCCGGGCAGGCGGTGCCCCGGTTTTGCGCAGCGTTATCCGGGTGAGCTTCTGGAGCAGTATGGCGATGGCCGCCTCAGGGCTGACCGGCAGTCTGTTCGGGCAGATAGCCGGCTAG
- the fetA gene encoding iron efflux ABC transporter ATP-binding subunit FetA — MENAFPLLDAQDVTFSHQGRRLLQPVSLQLNRGDWLVLNGPSGSGKSTLLKILASLLTPGTGQVRFNGRDITTLRPETYRQQVSYCFQAPQLFGATVYENLAFPWQLRQQTPPRDRLIAALASVNLAAEMLDKPVQQLSGGEKQRIGLLRNLQFTPDVLLLDEVTSALDEENKQGVQALIYPLVAEKKIAVVWVSHEAGDAPHATGHLQLGAADRENHRESA, encoded by the coding sequence TTGGAGAACGCGTTTCCCCTGCTTGATGCGCAGGATGTCACTTTTTCACACCAGGGCCGGCGGCTGCTGCAGCCCGTTTCCCTGCAGCTGAACCGGGGAGACTGGCTGGTGCTGAACGGCCCTTCCGGCAGCGGTAAAAGCACGCTGCTGAAAATCCTGGCTTCCCTGCTTACGCCCGGCACCGGACAGGTTCGCTTTAACGGTCGCGATATCACAACGCTCAGACCGGAAACTTACCGGCAGCAGGTCTCCTACTGTTTTCAGGCTCCGCAGCTGTTTGGCGCAACGGTGTATGAGAATCTGGCGTTTCCCTGGCAGTTGCGCCAGCAGACGCCCCCGCGTGACCGGCTTATCGCGGCGCTGGCTAGCGTCAATCTCGCGGCGGAGATGCTGGATAAACCGGTTCAGCAACTCTCCGGCGGCGAAAAACAGCGTATCGGACTGCTGCGCAACCTGCAGTTTACGCCCGATGTGTTACTGCTGGACGAGGTGACCAGTGCGCTGGATGAGGAGAACAAACAGGGGGTGCAGGCGCTGATTTACCCGCTGGTGGCAGAGAAAAAGATCGCAGTGGTTTGGGTCAGTCACGAGGCTGGCGACGCACCACACGCCACCGGCCACCTCCAGCTTGGCGCCGCGGATCGGGAGAATCATCGTGAATCAGCATAA